The Buttiauxella selenatireducens genome has a window encoding:
- the tssI gene encoding type VI secretion system tip protein TssI/VgrG gives MSLKGLRFTLEVDGLAETATAVVRFNLAQYYSVPFQLNVDIASGLSDLTATNFLEKNAVLTVWQGTEAQRTVTGIVTAVTVGENNHWQTGYHLTISPPLWRCGLRQNFRIFQQQDIQTISATLLNENGITEWTPVFYDPHPAREFCAQYGESDLAFLVRLWAEEGIFFFDWHASEGTQQKLVLCDDKAGISGKASLPFNPNTATGVTTECISQFRYHAQIRPSSVETEDYTFKSPNWQGYYNRAGENLNGQLTQYEIFDYPGRFKDEQHGRNFARYRIEGWRNDAEMATGCSNSPKLWPGKCFTLTGHPSDSSNRKWQVTRSVLIGEQPQALHGSKGVGTTLNNRFDVIPADRTWRPGPLPKPKVDGPQSAVVTGPPGEEIFCDEHGRVRVSQAWAGAGFGNLAIPRVGQEVIVDFLNGDPDQPIIMGRTYHQDNRSPGGLPGTKTQMTIRSKTYKGSGFNELKFDDATGKEQVYIHAQKNMDTEVLNDRTTKVKHDHTETITNNQKINVGVGQTLNVGSKKEAGHDQKVTVANDQNTTVVNDQITEISEGNKTTDINQGDQKITLHKGTQTITVKKTISVSSEEKIEFICGDSSITLLKNGEITLKGKIIKNIAENEYQVNTKILSADGSVEQVLTGGILKLNP, from the coding sequence ATGTCCTTAAAAGGGTTACGTTTTACACTGGAAGTCGACGGGCTGGCGGAAACGGCCACTGCAGTCGTCCGTTTCAATCTCGCTCAGTATTACTCAGTCCCCTTCCAGCTTAATGTCGATATCGCCAGTGGTCTTTCGGACCTGACGGCGACCAATTTTCTCGAAAAAAATGCCGTCCTGACGGTCTGGCAGGGAACGGAAGCACAGCGCACCGTCACTGGCATAGTCACCGCCGTGACGGTGGGTGAAAACAATCACTGGCAGACGGGTTACCACCTGACCATTTCCCCTCCGCTCTGGCGATGTGGTTTGCGACAGAACTTCCGCATTTTCCAGCAGCAAGATATCCAGACTATCTCCGCCACTTTGCTTAATGAAAATGGCATCACGGAATGGACGCCGGTGTTCTACGACCCGCATCCGGCTCGCGAATTCTGCGCCCAGTACGGGGAAAGTGACCTGGCTTTCCTGGTTCGCCTGTGGGCAGAGGAAGGGATTTTCTTCTTTGACTGGCACGCGTCTGAAGGCACGCAACAAAAACTGGTGCTGTGTGACGATAAAGCCGGTATTTCCGGCAAGGCGTCGCTGCCCTTCAATCCCAATACCGCGACCGGAGTTACCACCGAATGCATCAGCCAGTTTCGCTATCACGCACAGATACGCCCTTCATCAGTCGAAACCGAAGACTACACCTTTAAATCACCCAACTGGCAGGGCTACTACAACCGCGCGGGTGAAAACCTGAACGGCCAGCTGACGCAGTATGAAATTTTTGATTATCCGGGGCGCTTCAAAGATGAACAGCACGGGCGGAATTTTGCCCGCTACAGGATTGAAGGCTGGCGCAATGATGCAGAAATGGCGACGGGTTGCAGCAATTCTCCAAAACTGTGGCCGGGAAAATGTTTCACCCTGACCGGGCACCCGTCTGATTCGTCAAACCGGAAATGGCAGGTGACGAGAAGTGTCCTGATCGGCGAACAGCCACAGGCACTGCATGGCAGTAAGGGTGTGGGGACGACGCTGAATAATCGCTTTGACGTCATCCCGGCAGACAGAACGTGGCGCCCCGGCCCGCTGCCCAAACCGAAAGTGGATGGCCCGCAGAGCGCCGTTGTCACCGGCCCGCCAGGGGAAGAAATCTTCTGCGACGAACATGGCCGGGTGCGGGTATCACAGGCGTGGGCGGGAGCCGGATTTGGCAATCTGGCAATACCCAGGGTGGGCCAGGAAGTGATAGTTGACTTTCTCAACGGTGACCCGGATCAGCCAATCATCATGGGACGGACGTATCACCAGGACAACCGTTCGCCAGGCGGCCTGCCGGGCACCAAAACGCAAATGACCATTCGTTCGAAAACCTACAAAGGTAGTGGATTTAACGAACTTAAGTTCGATGACGCAACCGGCAAGGAGCAGGTCTATATCCACGCGCAGAAGAACATGGATACGGAGGTGCTCAATGATCGCACCACTAAGGTAAAACATGATCACACTGAAACGATCACAAATAACCAGAAAATCAACGTGGGTGTGGGTCAGACGCTCAATGTGGGAAGTAAGAAGGAAGCGGGTCATGATCAAAAAGTGACAGTGGCGAATGATCAAAATACAACTGTAGTTAATGATCAAATCACAGAAATTTCTGAAGGAAATAAAACAACTGACATCAATCAAGGAGATCAGAAGATAACTCTTCATAAAGGAACACAAACAATAACCGTTAAAAAGACAATCAGCGTCAGTTCGGAAGAGAAGATAGAATTCATCTGTGGTGATTCGAGCATTACGCTCTTAAAAAACGGAGAAATCACACTTAAAGGGAAAATAATAAAAAATATTGCAGAGAATGAATATCAAGTGAATACAAAAATACTTTCTGCTGATGGTAGCGTTGAACAGGTATTAACCGGTGGAATATTGAAGTTGAATCCTTAA
- a CDS encoding PAAR domain-containing protein: protein MEKFAARQTADKAAHAGPLNSGSLDVTIGSFPAARQGDTFVCVLHGPGVIAEGSKTVTINGIPAARMGDITSCKVKSLPPGKGKKPAISHFLTPVKNTNPDGTAKTAKPDNVALRVLGIYATQSDESGNHSFDQAKAGLTAMDFQLKNHPGEKNSGFDTNWGGAVGKLEGTAGLNEKDGEYGAGAKGRATGVSGSAGINSGKENSGDYAGAKAEGHVGYADGKIEGNIIIKPEDQKYGGGFDIGAEAAAAHGELEGAFESKYFAVKATLGGSAGTVGAGAGLAGTIDIDDKVLEIKVSGKIALLLGLKADLSFRLGDYDTAEDKSKELSGLVLTGLPTVIIGG, encoded by the coding sequence ATGGAAAAGTTTGCTGCAAGACAAACAGCAGATAAGGCAGCACATGCAGGGCCGTTAAACTCAGGGAGCCTTGATGTCACCATTGGCAGTTTTCCCGCAGCCCGTCAAGGCGACACTTTTGTTTGTGTGTTGCATGGCCCTGGTGTTATTGCCGAGGGCTCAAAGACCGTCACAATCAATGGAATTCCTGCCGCGAGGATGGGGGATATAACCAGCTGTAAAGTTAAATCATTACCGCCTGGTAAAGGAAAAAAACCTGCGATTTCTCATTTTCTGACGCCAGTTAAAAATACCAACCCAGATGGTACAGCGAAGACAGCAAAACCAGACAATGTTGCACTGCGGGTATTAGGTATTTACGCCACCCAATCAGATGAGTCAGGTAATCATTCATTTGACCAGGCTAAAGCTGGACTTACGGCGATGGACTTCCAGTTAAAAAACCATCCTGGTGAAAAGAATAGTGGCTTTGATACTAACTGGGGAGGAGCTGTTGGGAAACTTGAAGGCACTGCGGGGTTGAATGAAAAAGACGGAGAATACGGGGCAGGAGCAAAAGGCAGAGCAACTGGGGTTTCCGGAAGTGCAGGGATAAACAGCGGTAAAGAAAACTCGGGGGATTATGCTGGTGCAAAGGCAGAAGGTCATGTGGGGTATGCAGACGGAAAAATTGAAGGGAATATTATTATTAAACCAGAAGACCAAAAATATGGCGGTGGCTTTGATATTGGTGCTGAGGCAGCCGCTGCCCACGGCGAATTAGAGGGGGCTTTTGAGTCAAAATATTTTGCTGTAAAGGCCACTCTTGGCGGATCTGCGGGAACGGTTGGGGCAGGAGCAGGATTGGCGGGCACTATAGATATTGATGATAAGGTATTAGAAATAAAAGTCTCCGGAAAAATAGCTTTATTACTAGGATTGAAAGCGGATCTCTCATTTCGGCTTGGGGATTACGATACAGCAGAGGACAAATCAAAAGAGCTTTCCGGTTTAGTATTAACTGGTTTGCCCACAGTAATTATTGGAGGTTAA
- a CDS encoding contractile injection system protein, VgrG/Pvc8 family, which yields MIIFDWHASESAQQKLVLCDDKAGISGKASLPFNPNITATVSTECISEFRYHAQIRPSSVETEDDTFKSPNGQDVIPPLF from the coding sequence ATGATCATCTTTGACTGGCACGCGTCTGAAAGCGCGCAACAAAAACTGGTGCTGTGTGATGATAAAGCCGGTATTTCCGGTAAGGCGTCGCTGCCCTTCAATCCCAATATCACCGCGACAGTCTCCACCGAATGCATCAGCGAATTTCGCTATCACGCACAGATACGCCCTTCATCAGTCGAAACCGAGGATGATACCTTTAAATCACCGAACGGCCAGGATGTAATTCCACCGCTGTTTTGA
- the pcaC gene encoding 4-carboxymuconolactone decarboxylase: MKDEEHYQQGMNVRRAVLGDKHVDRTLSQLTPLNEEFQNFITRYAWGDIWTRPGLERHTRSMITIAMLIALNREAELKMHLRAAFNNGVTRDELKELIMHSALYCGLPAANATMHLAQQVFDEIDAK; this comes from the coding sequence ATGAAGGATGAAGAGCATTATCAGCAAGGGATGAACGTGCGCCGCGCGGTGCTGGGTGATAAACACGTTGACCGCACATTGTCGCAACTCACGCCGCTTAACGAGGAGTTTCAGAACTTCATTACGCGTTACGCATGGGGTGATATCTGGACGCGACCGGGCCTTGAACGCCACACCCGCAGCATGATAACCATCGCCATGCTGATTGCGTTAAATCGTGAAGCTGAGCTGAAAATGCACCTGCGCGCGGCGTTTAATAACGGCGTGACGCGTGATGAATTAAAAGAGTTAATTATGCACTCGGCGTTGTACTGCGGTTTGCCTGCGGCCAATGCCACGATGCATCTGGCGCAGCAGGTGTTTGATGAGATAGACGCGAAATAG
- the pcaD gene encoding 3-oxoadipate enol-lactonase, which translates to MSHYYQLEGPSGAPVVVLSNSLGTTFDMWQPQMAALLANFRVLRYDTHGHGRTAKHDKTSLPQLAEDVISVMDDAGVQQAHFCGISMGGLTGLWLARFAPERFLSITVANSAAKIGEQSGWLERARNVRLEGMSAIAKSAPSRWFTDDFVKHHGTQIEALCSSLAASDAEGYASCCEALAAADLRGEIDAISLPTLFIAGVHDPVTTVADSEFMQRQVSGSHLVTLKASHLSNIEDAHGFNTALLNFIQQDD; encoded by the coding sequence ATGAGCCATTATTATCAGTTGGAAGGACCGAGCGGCGCACCGGTCGTGGTGTTATCAAATTCACTGGGCACCACATTTGATATGTGGCAGCCACAAATGGCGGCACTTTTGGCGAACTTCCGCGTGCTGCGTTATGACACGCACGGCCACGGACGCACCGCAAAACACGACAAAACCAGCTTACCGCAACTGGCCGAAGACGTTATCAGCGTGATGGATGATGCTGGCGTACAGCAGGCGCATTTCTGTGGGATTTCCATGGGCGGGCTCACCGGATTGTGGCTGGCACGTTTTGCACCGGAGCGTTTTCTTTCTATTACGGTCGCCAACAGCGCGGCAAAAATCGGCGAGCAAAGCGGCTGGCTGGAGCGTGCGCGTAACGTTCGCCTCGAAGGAATGTCCGCCATTGCGAAAAGTGCCCCCTCGCGTTGGTTCACTGATGATTTTGTAAAACATCACGGCACGCAAATAGAGGCCTTATGTTCAAGCCTTGCGGCAAGTGACGCGGAAGGTTACGCCTCTTGTTGCGAAGCCTTAGCCGCAGCCGATCTCCGTGGCGAAATTGACGCGATTTCCCTGCCGACGTTGTTTATTGCAGGCGTTCACGATCCGGTCACCACCGTAGCAGACAGCGAATTTATGCAGCGGCAGGTTAGCGGCTCGCATCTGGTGACGCTCAAAGCCTCGCACCTTTCCAACATTGAAGACGCACACGGTTTTAACACCGCACTGCTTAACTTTATTCAACAGGACGACTGA
- a CDS encoding 3-carboxy-cis,cis-muconate cycloisomerase: MTLFTPMLRDSPLSEIFSDENTLQRMLDFEAALARATALCGVTPESSMTIISAQCQADKLDIPAIAQAAAGAGNLAIPLVKQLTANVKQQDEQAARYVHWGATSQDVIDTGLILQLREAIDASEALLEQLISALIEQIQRHQHSVMPGRTWMQHALPITFGLKLAGTLDALLRWRERLQEMKPRVLVLQFGGAAGTLASLNEQGVAVAQALANSLSLNQPDTPWHSQRDRLLEVASWFAGVSTTLGKFANDFSLLMQTEVAEVGEPVAPGRGGSSTMPHKRNPVSCAAILTATTRIPGLMATLYASQNQQHERALGGWQAEWETLPQLITLAGGVMQTTRELFSGMQVNTDKMRANLDITHGLIMAESITLALAKSLGKQAAHHLVEQLCHRALDENQPLAALLEQHPQVIPHLSSTQIAYLLDPQHALGSNDKFIHQVLARAAQQNREPT, encoded by the coding sequence ATGACACTGTTTACCCCGATGTTACGTGATTCACCGTTGAGCGAGATTTTCAGCGATGAAAACACGCTACAGCGGATGCTGGATTTTGAAGCGGCACTGGCACGGGCGACAGCGCTTTGTGGCGTGACGCCTGAGTCGTCAATGACAATTATTTCCGCGCAGTGTCAGGCTGATAAACTCGATATACCGGCTATAGCACAGGCGGCAGCCGGAGCCGGAAATCTGGCCATTCCGCTGGTCAAACAGCTCACGGCCAACGTCAAACAACAGGACGAACAGGCCGCGCGCTATGTTCACTGGGGGGCAACCAGCCAGGACGTCATTGACACCGGCCTGATATTGCAACTGCGTGAGGCGATTGACGCCAGTGAAGCACTTCTTGAGCAGTTAATTTCTGCGTTAATCGAACAAATCCAGCGTCATCAACACAGTGTGATGCCTGGGCGGACCTGGATGCAGCATGCGCTGCCGATTACATTTGGCTTGAAACTGGCCGGTACGCTCGACGCACTTTTGCGCTGGCGTGAGCGCCTGCAAGAAATGAAACCTCGCGTATTAGTGCTGCAATTTGGCGGTGCTGCGGGCACGCTGGCCTCGCTCAATGAGCAGGGCGTCGCCGTTGCGCAGGCGTTGGCAAACTCGCTGTCGCTGAATCAGCCCGATACGCCATGGCACAGCCAGCGCGACAGGCTACTCGAAGTCGCCAGTTGGTTTGCGGGAGTGAGCACGACGTTGGGCAAATTCGCCAACGATTTTTCATTGCTGATGCAGACCGAAGTGGCAGAAGTGGGTGAACCGGTTGCCCCTGGTCGCGGTGGTTCATCTACCATGCCGCATAAACGCAATCCGGTGAGCTGTGCGGCGATCCTGACCGCTACCACCCGAATTCCTGGACTGATGGCGACACTGTATGCCAGCCAAAATCAGCAACACGAAAGGGCGCTCGGCGGCTGGCAAGCGGAGTGGGAAACTCTTCCTCAGTTGATCACGCTTGCCGGTGGTGTGATGCAAACGACGCGGGAGCTTTTCAGCGGGATGCAGGTCAACACCGACAAAATGCGCGCGAATCTGGACATCACCCACGGCCTGATTATGGCGGAGTCGATCACACTGGCGCTGGCGAAATCACTCGGTAAACAGGCGGCGCATCATCTTGTAGAACAGCTATGCCACCGTGCGTTGGATGAAAACCAGCCGCTTGCGGCATTGCTCGAACAACATCCACAAGTCATCCCACATCTTTCTTCGACACAAATTGCCTATCTGCTCGACCCGCAACATGCCCTGGGTAGCAACGACAAATTCATCCACCAGGTTTTGGCACGGGCAGCACAACAAAACAGGGAGCCTACATGA